Proteins from a genomic interval of Lolium perenne isolate Kyuss_39 chromosome 1, Kyuss_2.0, whole genome shotgun sequence:
- the LOC127310921 gene encoding abscisic acid receptor PYL10, translating to MEQQPAAAEPEVPAGLGLTAAEYAELQPTVEAYHRYAVGPGQCSSLVAQRIEAPAAAVWAIVRRFDCPQVYKHFIRSCALRPDPDAGDELRPGRLREVSVISGLPASTSTERLDLLDDARRAFGFTITGGEHRLANYRSVTTVSELAPAAPAEICTVVLESYVVDVPEGNSEEDTRLFADTVVRLNLQKLKSLAEANATNAANAAPPAE from the coding sequence ATGGAGCAGCAGCCTGcggcggcggagccggaggtgCCGGCGGGGCTTGGGCTGACGGCGGCGGAGTACGCGGAGCTGCAGCCCACGGTGGAGGCGTACCACCGCTACGCCGTGGGGCCTGGCCAATGTTCCTCGCTCGTCGCGCAGCGCATCGAGGCGCCGGCGGCCGCCGTCTGGGCCATCGTCCGCCGCTTCGACTGCCCCCAGGTGTACAAGCACTTCATCCGCAGCTGCGCGCTCCGCCCGGACCCCGACGCGGGGGACGAGCTCCGCCCGGGCCGCCTCCGCGAGGTCAGCGTCATCTCGGGCCTCCCCGCCAGCACCAGCACCGAGCGGCTCGACCTCCTCGACGACGCGCGCAGGGCCTTCGGCTTCACCATCACCGGCGGCGAACACCGCCTCGCCAACTACCGCTCCGTCACCACCGTCTCCGAGCTCGCCCCGGCCGCGCCCGCCGAGATCTGCACCGTCGTCCTCGAGTCCTACGTCGTCGACGTCCCCGAGGGCAACAGCGAGGAGGACACGCGCCTCTTCGCTGACACCGTCGTCAGGCTCAACCTCCAGAagctcaagtccctcgccgaggCCAACGCCACCAACGCCGCCAACGCCGCACCGCCGGCGGAATAG